CTGGGGGCTCGCGGGGCCGGCGACACGGTAGGGCTGACCGCGAATGCGGCGAACGGCGAGGCGGTGGGCGCGGGCACGCCCGTTGTCGTGGGCGCCCCGGCTGCCGCCGGTACCTGCTGTTTCGCGACGGCGTCGCGGCTGGCCTCGCTTGCGGTCGTGGCGGCGCCGCTGCTCGCCAGGAAGTTGATGTTCGAGACGAGCGAGCTCGCGATGAAGAGGAACGCGGCCGCACCGCTCGCGAGCGTCATGAGCGTGCGCAGCGGCGCAAGCCACGCGGGGACCGAGGAGAGACGCGGCACGAGCCGGCGCGACGGCATGGGGTCGGGGAGGGCCTGCAGGACGGCAACGGTGGCGCGCAACTGCGCGACGTGCGCGCGGCAAAGCGCGCACGTGTCGAGATGCCCGCGTACCGCGGCCTGGGCCGCAGGGGCGAGCGCGCCGTCGATGTAGGCCGAAAGCTCGGCGTGCGGATGCTCTTGCGTCACAGACCTCCTTTCCTACAGACGACGGAGGCGGCGTACGGTTCCATCATCCTTCGGGGCCCCGCCAACCACGGGCTATCAGGGTGTTCCGGACCGCCAACCGGCCGCGGTGGATACGTGACTTCACGGTCCCGATCTCGACCGACGTGATCACCGCGATCTCCTCGTACGCGAAACCCTCGACGTCGCGCAGCAACAGCGCGGTCCGCTGCTCGGCTGGCAGGGCCTCGAGCGCGGTCTCCACTGCGGCAAGCGCTTCGCGGTCGCCCGCGAGCTGCGTGAGGTCTGGTCCAGGGGCCACAGGCTCAGCCCACGTGACCTCGTCATCGTCCGGAGGATCCAGCGGAAGCTCGGGCCTCCGCTTGCGAGACCGCAGCTGATCGAGCGCACGGTTCGTACAGATGCGGAAGAGCCATGCGCGGAACGAGATGCCCTGGAACGAAGCGATCGAACGCCATGCTGAGAAAAGAGCGTCTTGCACGATGTCCTCCGCATCCGAGGTCGTGCCGACGATGCGCAATGCGTGCCGATAGAGCGCTCGCTCCTCTCGTCGCGCCAGATCCTCGAACGCTCGTGTGTCGCCCACGCGCGCGCGTTCGATGAGCAGTTGGATTTCACCATCCGAGGTCCCGCTCAACGCGCGCTCGGGATCGCGAATCCGCTAAAGTCCGTCCGCGTGGCAGACAGAAAGAAAAAGGTCGTCGTCATCGGCGAGGACGACGAGCCGATCGCGGTGTTACTGCGCGACGCCATCAGCGATGAGCCTGGATACCAAGCGGTGGTCGTGTCGGACGGCGCGCTGGTGCTCGAGACCGTACGCCAGGTCCACGCCGACCTCCTCATCCTCGACATCATGATGCCCGGTCTGAGCGGTCTCGAGGTCTACGACCGCGTCCGCGAGGATTCGAGTATCCGCGACATGCCGGTGCTGTTCGTCAGCGCGAACCTCCCGCTGTACGACCCCGAATTCAAACGGCGGAACATCACGACCGTCCTCACGAAGCCGTTCGATCTCAACGATCTCCTCCAGCGCGTGCGATCGCTCTGCCCGGCATGACGGGCAGCCGCGCACACAGCGCGGCGGATGCGGCACGATACGCGACCCTCGCCGGTGTCGCCACGCAGACCGCGGTCGCGGTCGGTGATGCGATCGTGCAGACCGAGGTGCAGATCGTGACCCGGAAGAAGGGCCGCGCCAACTTCGCGACCGCGGCCGACCACGCGGCGGAGAAAGCGATCATCGCGCGTCTTGCCGCGCACGATCCCGCCATACCTGTGCTCGCGGAGGAGAGCGCGAAGGCTAGGGTCCGCAGGGCCGAACGCCTGTGGGTCGTCGATCCGATCGACGGGACGCTGAACTTCAGCCGCGCGATCCCGTTCTACTGCGTCGTCATCGCGTACGTCGAAGGCGGACGGACGCGCGCGGCCGCCGTGCACGCGCCGCGCACCGGTGAGACGTTCACCGCCGCGGAGGGACGTGGCGCGACACGCAACGGCGTCGCGATCAGCGTTGGGTCCGTCACGAAGCTGTCGGAGGCGTTCGCTGTCGCGAGCCTCGCGTTCGGCGTGACGAAGAAGAAGGACTCGCGCTTCGTCGTGCTGAACTCCACGTGCGCGCGACTGCGGGTACTGGGGACCGCAGCGCTCGAGATGTGCTACGTCGCGATGGGGACGTTCGACCTCTTCGTGCACGAAGCGCTCTCGCCGTGGGACGTCGCCGCGTCGGCGTTCATCGCGCGCGAGGCGGGCGCGAGCGTGCTGTCGCTCAAGACCGGCGAGGATGCGGTGTGGGACGAGCGTCAGATCGTGATCGCAAATCCAAAGCTCGCGCGTGTGGCGATGAAGCTACTGAAGCGCCCATAGAATTGACCCTTGCGCCGGAGTGGCGAAATGGCAGCACGCGAAGGATTCAAAATCCTTTGGGCGCAAGCCCGTGAGGGTTCGACTCCCTCCTCCGGCACACGCTCGTCCGAAGAGATCTAAGGCTCGTACGTCGAGGCAGAATCGTCGATTCGTCTGCAACGTACCGACGCCAAACGTCGTGCTTCCGTCTCAGGTGAGGCGCCGAGGTATCTGCGTAAAGCTGAGTAAGTAGCTCGCGCGACGCTATCTTCGCGAACTCGAGCTTGTAGAGCGGGTGCTTGCGGGTCGCCCGATCGTCAACGCTGATTGCGCCACGGACTGAGAACGCACCATCCAGGCGTCTGGCTAGCCACTCCAAATGGGGTCTGCTCGCCGAGTAGAAACGCGTGACGAGTCGCGATGCCTTGTGGTTGGGATACCGCCGACGATTCGGTGCATGCCAGTAGCAGAGGATCGAACCGTCACCGTCGAGAAGACCCCGCGCCAGAGGCGCCAGGTGCTCGTCAGGTACATCGATCGCGGACAGTTTGAGGTCTTACGCGGCATCAGCCCGAAGCTTAGAAACCACGAGTGCAGCGGCCGGGTCGTGGATAGCGACCTGGTTCGTCCAAACACCGAAGCCACCGGGCTTGCGGTAGATCCGCGGTTGACGTCGCACGGCCGTTTTGAACTGATCGATGAGATCAAGCTCCTCCGATGTGAAGGAAACAATCGGTCTTCGGCCGTCCAGACACCCGTCCGTAGCGATGAGGCCGACTGCATATGCCGTCGCGGCCGACCAACTCCAACCAGTTTCGTGGTCCACGAGAGCTATGAGAGCGCATTAGGAACGATTTGTTAGCGCTTGACCACGGCTGTTTCATGCGACAAGCAGTCCCACGTTTGTGCGACACGCCTTACAGCGGTAGGCGCACTGTCACCGTCGTTCCCTTGTCCTCGCCGGGGCTCTCGAGCTGAAGCGAACCGCCGTGCGCTTCGGCGACGAGCTTCGCGACATGCAGGCCGATCCCCATCCCGGCGAACGTGGATGCCTTCCCCGCCCCCCGGGTGAACGCCCCACCAAGCCGCGACAGGTCGCCCTCGGGGATCCCGATGCCCTGGTCCGCGATGGCGATCTCCGCCGCTCCGTTCTTGCGCGCGAGCCGCACCGCAACCTGCCCACCGCGAGGCGAATATTTCACCGCATTCCCCACGAGATTCATGAGCAGCTGGTCGATCCGCGCCTGGTCACCGTCGTACGTGAGCGTCTCGGGCGCGTCGATCGCAAAGGAGTGCCGACCCTCTTCGCGCGTCGCGGCGACGTAGCGCCCAACGACATCGCGCAGCTCTCCCGCGAGGTCGAACGGCGCGTTCTCCAATTCGAGCTTCCCACGGCCGGCGCGCGACACGGAGAGAAGGTCGTTGACGAGGCCATTCATCCGATCGACCTGGCGCTCGATGGACTCCAGATTGCGCTCCAGCGCCTCGAGATCCATCGGAGTGCGGCGGTCCCGCGAACGCCGCAGCCGACCGAGCTGCAGCTGCGCGAGCGCCTTCAGCGGCGTGAGCGGGGTGCGCAGCTCGTGGGAGACGATCGACAGGAACTGCTCGCGCTCCCGATCCATCTCGTTGAGCTGTGTGAACAGCCTGGCGTTGGTGATCGCGATGGAGGCCTGGGCGGCGAGGATGTGCGCGAGATCGCGATCGATCTCGTCGAAATCGCGGTCCGGGCTCCGCGTGTAGATGTGGAGCGCCCCAAGCAGCTCACCTTCGCGAGCGATCGAGAGGGCGAGGACTTTCGCCAGGCCCTCGGCGCGGATCAATTCCGGGTTCCCGAGCGGCGCCGTGCGCAGGTCGCGCACCGCCACCGAACCGGGACGCTGGTAGTGGCGCAGCGCACGTTCGAGCGGGATGCGTTGGGACGCGGCGTAGTGGTCGGACAGGCCGCTGTAGCCACGGATGACAAGAGCGTTCTCTTCGTGGTCGACGACCATGAGCGACGCCGCGTCCGCGCTGTCCAGAGACCGCGCGGCATGCGCCACGGTCATGTAGAGCCTGTCCAGATCGAGGATGCCGAGCATCTCGACGGTGACCTCGTGCAGACGCCCGAGACGGTCGCGCATCGTCACGCCGGAAGTATCAGTCCGATTGGGTCGGTCGCGCGCGTGTAACGCACCGCTAAAGCGGTAGGACGACCTCGACCACATCGCCGCCGACCTCGTTGGCGACGGCCTCGGCGAGCTTGCGTGAAGGCAGCGCGCGGAACGACGTCGGCACCCGCCGCACGCCCCCCGCAGCACGCGGCAATTCGAGGATCACCACCGCAGGCCCGGCGTGCGATCTGAGGACCTGCTGGATGCGCTGAAAGATCGCGATGGACCGTTCGTAATCCAGAGCCTCGCGAAAGCGGATGACAAGCTCCGAAGGCGGATCCGACGAGCTCGCGGGCGAAGTCGAGGACGGCGACGGGGCAGCTGAGGCTGGCGGCGAGGAGGCTGACAGCGGGGAGGCGGGTGACACGGCGGGTGTCGTCTCCGAGGCCGACCGTTGAGCCGGCGACGACAGGGAGGGGTTGCCCCGTGAGGTGGGAGCCGGCGAGTAGGTCGGCCGAGAAGACGATCCCGCCGGGGCAGGACCCGCCGACCCGCCAGCGGTCGAGCCGTGGCCGTTCCCATTCGCCGGCCTCATGAACTTCGCCCGCTTCGCGAGGCTCTGACGGCGCTCGTCGGCGACGCGGCGGATCTCAGCGATCCCGGCGTCGTCAAATCGCACGGCGTGCTCGCACAACAGCTTCGGCGCCTCGTCGCGCTGCTCGACGCGGGCGAGGACGAGCAGGATCTCGTCGGTGTTCCAGAGCGATGCCGTCGCCTCATAGGTGCGCGGGAAGACCGTGACCTCGGTCGTGCCGGTGAGGTCCTCGACCTGCGCGAACATCATCAGCTTCTTCTCTTTGGTGATGTGCTTTCGCGCGCTCGTGACGACACACGCGACCGTGACGAGCTCCTCCCCCGCCTCCTTCAGCTCCGCGAGATACGCCGTGACGACGTCGCCCATGCGCTCGGCCATCCGCTGCAGCGGGTGCTCCGAGAGGTAGATCCCGAGCAGCTCCTTCTCCCAGCCAAGGAGCTCGCGCTTCGGAGCTTCCGGGCCGTTCGGGAGCGGCTGCGCCACGATCTCGTCCGCCATCCCGAGGCTGGCGAAGAGACCGACCTGGCCGCTCTCCCGATCACGCTGCTCGCGCTGCGCGGTCGCGAGGGCAAGATCGAGATGACCGATCTGCACCGCGCGCGGTCCGAACGCATCGAGCGCGCCGCATTTGATCAGCGACTCGAGGACACGCTTGTTGCAGCGCTGAAGATCGATCCGCCCGCAGAAATCGTCGAGCGAGCGGAACGGGCCGTCAGCGCGACGCGCTTCGATGATGCTCTCCACCGCGCCGGCACCGACGTTCTTCACCGCGCCCAGTCCGAAGCGGATCCCCTTCGGAGTGATCGCGAATCCGAACTCCGACTCGTTCACGTCCGGCGGAAGGACGGCGATGCCCATGCGCCGGCACTCCGCGACGGCGATCGCGATCCGCTCCGAGTTGCCCATGTCGGACGAGAGCACCGCGGTCATGTACTCGAGCGTGTAGTTGGCCTTCAGGTACGCGGTGTGGTACGCGATGACTCCGTAGATCGCGGCGTGCGCGCGGTTGAAGCCGTAGCGCGCGAACGGCTCGAAGTCCCTCCAGACCTGCTCGATCACGTCCGCGTGCACGCCGTTGCGTAAGCAGCCCTCGACGAACTTCATCTTCTGCGCGTCGAGCTTCTCGCGGATCTTCTTGCGGATCGCGAAGCACAGGACGTCGGCCTGCGAGAGCGTGAAGCCGGCGAGCGCCTGCGTCACCGCCATCACGTCCTCCTGATAGACCATCACGCCGTACGTCTTGCGCAGGACCGGCTCGAGGAGCGGATGCGCGTACGTCACCGCCTCCTGGCCGTGCTTGCGGCGGATGTACGCCGGGATGTAGTCCATCGGGCCCGGGCGGAAGAGCGCGACCATCGCCATGACGTCCTCGACGCGGTCCGGCTTCAGGTCGCGGATGTGCCGGCGCATGCCCGCGGACTCCAGCTGGAACATGCCCGTTGTCTCCCCGGAGCCCAGCAGATCGAACGTCTTCTGGTCGTCGAGCGGAATGCGCGCGCGGTCGATCTCGATCCCGCGCGAGGTCTTGATGAGCTTCAGCGCCTCGTCGAGGATCGTGAGGTTCGAGAGCCCGAGGAAGTCGAACTTGAGCAGGCCGAGCTTCTCGAGCGACTTGTCTTCGTACTGCGTCTGGATCGCGGACGTTCCCTTCGAGCGTTCGAGCGGGACCAGATTGATCAGCGGCTCGGCGGTGATGACCACCCCGGCGGCATGCGTGCCGGTCGATCGAACGAGCCCCTCGACCTTCTCCGCGAGGTCGAGGAGGCGCCCCACGTGCGGCTCCTGCTCCAGTTGCTGCAGCTCGCCCACCATCCGGCGTGAGTCCTCGAGCGTGACGCCGAACGGGATCGTCTTCGCGACGCGGTCGGCCTCGCCATATGGCATCCCGAGCACGCGCGCGACATCACGGACGGCCGCGCGCGCGAGCATCGTGTTGAACGTGCCGATCTGCGCGACACGATCGGCACCGTACTTCTCCGTGACGTAAGCGATGACCTCGTCGCGGCGATCGTCCATGAAGTCGACGTCGATGTCCGGGAGGGTGTACCGCTCGAGGTTCAGGAAGCGGTCGAAGATGAGGCCATATCGGATGGGGTCGATGTCGGTCAGGTCGATGACGTAGTTCACGAGTGATCCGCCTGCAGAGCCGCGGACGGCGGTCAGGATGCCGTGCTCGCGCGCGTAGCGGATGAAGTCCTGGACGATGAGGATGTAGCCCGAGTAGCCGAGCTTGCCGATGACCGACAGCTCCTTGTCGAGCCGCTCGCGCAGCTCGGGCGTGATCGCTCCGTACTTCGCGACCACGCCCGTCTCGGCCATCGCGCGCAGGTGCTCCTCGGGCGTTGTGCCTGCGGGCACTTCGAAGGCCGGAAGTTGCAGCTCACCCAGTGGAAGCTTCAGGTCGATCATCTCCGCGATGCGCACGGTGTTCGCGATCGCCTCCGGGTCATTTGGGAAGAGAACAGCCATCTGCTCGGCGCTCTTCAGATAGAGCTCGGGGTGATCGATCATCTTGAGGCGGTCCTGCGTGTCGATCGTCTTCCCGCTCTGGATGCAGACCATCACGTCCTGCGCCTCGGCGTCCTCCGCGTGCACGTAATGGATGTCGTTCGTGGCGACGAGCGGGATCCCGGTCCGCCGAGCCACCTCGCGTACGCCCTCGAGCACGGCCTCCTGCTCGGTAACGCCGTGCTGCATCAGCTCGAGGAAGTAATTGCCGGCGCCGAAGATCTCCTGATGCTCGACGGCGACCTTGCATGCCGCTTCGACGCCCTCGTCCTGGATCGCCCGCGCGAGCTCCCCCTGCAGGCAGGCCGACAGGGCGATGAGCCCTTCGGAGTGCTGTCTCAGGATCTCCTTATCCATGCGCGGCCGGTAGTAGTAGCCGTCGAGATGGGCCGTGGTGACGAGCGATACGAGGTTGCGGTAGCCGGTGAAGTTCTTAGCCAGGAGCACGAGGTGAAACGGTTTCCCGTGACCCTCGAGGCGGGGATCGCGCTCGAAGCGATTCGTGCGCGCGACGTACGTCTCGACGCCGAGGATCGGCTTGATGCCGGCCTGGTTGGCCGCCACGAAGAAGTCCACCGCCCCGTAGAGGGCGCCGTGATCGGTGAGCGCGATCGCCGGCATCCCAAGCTCCTTCGCGCGCGCGACGAGGTCGGAGACGCGCGAAAGCCCATCGAGGAGGCTGTATTCGCTGTGGGTGTGGAGGTGGACGAACGATCCCGTGATGACGATCCCCATCCGCTGGTAGGAAGCCCCGCGGCAATGACGAGTCTAAGCGCTCAGCGCGGGACGTAGATCCAGAGCGTTCCCTCGTGGCGATCGAGCCGGTAGCGATCGAGCACGGCGGCGGCGAGGTCCGCCGGCCAGCGCTGCTGCTCGAAATGCGCGGCATCGGCGAGCCTATCGAGCGGAACATCGGCGACGACCGCGGCGAATCCGCCGCTCCGCACACGCGGGGTCACGTCATCGACGCGTACGCCCAGAGCGACGAGCCGAGCCCATACATAGGAGTCGTCGATGATCGGCTCGATGCCGGCGGCGATCAGCGGCCCGCTGTCCTCTGCGTAGATCGGGCCGGCCGGAAGCGACGACGCGGCGTGGGTCCGTGAGGCGAGGATGTCCTGCGCGGGTGGCGCGAATGGTCCGATCGTCGAAAGGATCAGCGTTCCGATGAGCTGCGCGGCAAAGAGCGCGGGCGCGCGGCCACTCCGGGTCGCGACCGTCGGCGCGAGCGCGAGGCAGGATGCCGCGGCGAGGTCGAGGAGGTAGTTGATCGTCGCCCCCTCATGCCCGCCAAGAGCCACGACCGCGAGAGCACCGATGAGATACGCGCGCATCCGGCCATCCGCCGCGAGACCGGCGAAGACGACGAACGACCCGATCAGCACCAGGCCGAGGACCACGAGCAGGACCGGATTGCGGATGTCGTATGGGAACGAGTTGTAGAGCACGAGATGCTTCCAGAGCCCAGCCGCGTCAAAACGAATGAGCACGAGCACCAGCACGGCGAGCGACGCGGCGACAAGCGTCGCGCCGAATCGCAGCGCGACGTGCCGCTCCCGCCACAGGAGATACACCAGCACGAACGCGAGCGGAACCGCGGCAGTCGGCTTCGCGGCGATCGCCAGAGCGGCGAACAGGCCTGCGAGCGCCGCCCTGCGCGGATCGGGCGACGCGGTCACGATGGCGAAGGCCGTGAACGCGACCGCGATCGGATCGACGCGCGCACCGCTCCCCCACGAAGCGACTGGAAACAGCGCGAGGAACGACAGACCGAGCGCAGCGGCGATCGGCGGCGTGGACCGCGCGCGCCATGCCACGAGCGCCGCGACGCCGCACAGCGCGACGATGTTCGCGATGCGGAGCGCGGTGAACGGACCGAGCGATGCTCCCAGCGCTTCGATGACGTACGCGAGTGGCGGGTAGTTCGCGCTGACGAACGTTCCCGCCGCCTCTGACGCATAGGGATCCCCGCCACGCGCCACCATCTGCCCGGCGTGCGCGACCGCGCCCTCGCCGTATCCGGTCGACACACCCGACGCGACGACGGTCACCCAGTCGATCAGCGTGAGGCCGGCCGTGATGAGCGCGACGACACCGAGGAAGAGCCACGGAGCGTTCGCAGCCGTGACGAGCCGCGTCACCCTCTCAGGGCGCGGTGCGTGTGATGTTCACGACGAGCGCTCGATGATCCGACGACAGATTCGTGTCGGCGGTGGTGTGCGCCTGCGCGCCGACGACACCGAGCCCCCAGACGTAGTCGATCCGCTTCGGAGGGTCATCGCCTGTCGTCGTGGGCCCGGCTGACTGCCCGAGGTCCTGGAAGCCCGCCTGATCGAACAGCCGGATCTCGATGTCGCCCGGCTCGGCGTTGAGATCTCCGGCCACGACGACCGCCTTCGCGTCGCCGAGCTCCCGTAGGATCGTGCGCACCTGGTCCTGTCGCACGAATGTGCCGTCGCTCGTGTGATCCAGATGCGTCCCGACGACGAGCAGGTCGCCGATCTTGACGAACAGCGCGCCGCGCGGCTGGTTCCGCATCGTCGGCCCGGGCGCATACGAGACTCGCTTGATGACCTCCATCGGATATCGCGACAGCACCGCATTGCCGTACAGATCGCCGATCGTCGGCAGGAACGTGTAGTACATCTCGAGCTTCTGTGCGAGCACCGACAGGACATCGTGCTGCTCGTCGATCATCCAGCCACGCACGACCTCCTCCAGCACGAGCACGTCAGGCGACTCGGTGGCGACGGTCGCGACGATCCTGTCGAGCGACGGGATCTGGCCGGCGTCGAAGCCCTGATGGACGTTGTACGTCATGAGGCGGAACGTGACCTTCGGCGGCTGCGGGTCGGCCGTCATGGGCGCGCTCAGGAACGCAAGCAGTGGCACCGCCGCGCCGACGGTGGCGGCAGCGACCGCGAGCGGCGTTCCGAGGCGGACGACCGGCGTCGGCGCGACGAGCGTCGCGAGCACGACGACCGCGGTCGCAGCCCACACCGCCGGCTGTAGCGCGAAGAACGCGTAGAACCCGAACGCGGTCCCGACGAATACGAGCCAGCCGAGCGACAGCGCGAGCACGGGACCGGCCGGCGATCCCGCGGGGACCTGCGGTGCGCCCAGGATCGTCGCCGCGGAGATCACGATCCCCGCCGCGAGGAACAGACCGCCGGCGAGAGAGAGGACAGGGAGGTGAGACCACAGCAGGGCACCGCCGATCGCGAGCGACGCGGCTCCGATGAAACGGTTCGGTCCGAAGCGCACCAGGGCGAGCGCGCCAGCGGAGAGTCCGAAGCCCACGATGATCTGGCCGATCTGCGTCGCGCGAGCCGGCTCCGGCCCGAGGCCGAGCCCGCCCGCGAGAGCGACCTGAGCCCCGTTCGTGCCACCGGTCTCCGCGACGAGGACGAGCGCGGGCGCGGCGATCAGCGCGAGGGTTCCCACGAGATTCGGTCTGGTCCACTGCCGCTCGGCGGAGAGCGAGGCGAGGCCGGCGGCGCCGAACACCAGCACGGCGACGAGGACGATCCCCACCGCGACCGGGAAGGCGAGGTCGACCACCGGCTGCGTACGGAGCGCAGCGCGAAGCGCCAGGTCGGCGACGAACGCGATCGGCAGCGCGCGAGCGAGCGCCGGCGGCGCGTCCGCGACCCGAGAGCTGTGGAACAGCGCGAGCCACCAGAAGCCGGCCGCGAGCGCTACGACCGACAGCGCAAGGTCGAGCCAGTTGCTCCGTGAGGCCGTGAGCGCCAGCGTGGCGATGCCGAAGATCACCCCGCTCAGACCGACGGCGCGCCGCGGCCCCAGGCGCGCGCCGACGAGCAGCGCGAGTAAGGAGGTCGCGAAGACCGCCGTCGCGGCCACGCCGAGGTTGGTGTTCGGGGCGCCGAAGAACGTCAGCTGGAACGTCGAGCTGAACGTGCGGAGGTCTGCGAACAGAAAGAGGAGCCCGATGACCCCGAAGGTCACCCCGCCGATCACGCGCGGGAGTCTATTGCCTGGCCCCAGCGCTGAGGGTTGACTACCGGTGGCGATCTAGCGCGCTTCGGCTCGCCACAGCTGCGCGAGCTCCCGCGTCGCGTCCTCGACGTAACCGCGGACCATTTCGATGGCGCTGAACGTCGGATCGTCGGCCATCGGCCCGAGCACCAGGGCCCCCGCCGGGTCGCTCTCGACGACGATCGGCAGCGTGATCGTGCGGCCGCCGCGGGCGAGACGCTCGAGCGCGAGCGAGGCCTGCCAGTCGAGAGCGGGCTGCGCGATCTCGTGGATCGTCGGGGCGGGGACGATACGGGCCTCGCGCATCGCACGCGCGATCGCGTTGTAGCGCTCGTCGATCGGGATCGTGAACTTTCCACTGGTGATGCCGAGCGCGTAGTCGAGCTCGCGCGCGACATCGGAGTCACTGACGAGCTCGCCGCGCAGGACACCGGCGCCCGGATCGAAGCCCATAAGGAACGCGGTCGCGAATCCCGCGCCGGCGGAGCGCCTCAGGAGATCGGCGAGGACCGTCTCCGCGCTGCGCTGCTGGGGCCGATCGGGCGCGGCTGGCACGAGCGCGGTCGGACCAGCTTCGCTCGATGAGGGGACGTTCGAAGGCGGTGGCTGGAAGCGCCCGGAGAGCCGCACCTGACCGAAGCGCGGCGACGCGACCTCGGCGACCGCGGCGATGAGCCGGAGCTCGTGATCGGAGAACCCCTCCGGCCGAAAGGTCTGCACCGTCATGACGCCGAAGACTTCCCCCGCGCCGACGAGCGGGACCTGCAGCACGGCGACGTCGCGACGCCTGACGCTAGCGCCGTCGCGGATCGCGAGATCTCGTTTGAAGACGTGCCAGCGACGATCGTGTCGCGCCGCGTAGCAGCCGGGCCCGTCGTCGACGGCCTGACGACCGAGCTCCGATGCATCCGCCTCCGGGCCGAGCACCTTGTAGCGGTACGCGACCTCGGTGAGAGCGATGTGGAACAACGAGACCGAGAACGCCGAGGCATCGGTGATCACGTTCATCACGTCGCGCAGGATCCGCCCGACGCTCCGGGCGTCGTGCGCGTCCTCGAGCGACTTGCGGACCTCTTCCACGACGAGATCGACGCTGTCGCTCCGGCTCATCGGTTCGGCGTTGGGCGCCTCGGGTTCCGGCGCGCTCAACTCCGTCGCGGTCTCCGAGATGAGCGTCAGCCGCGGGTCGCGATGCGGTTCGGGCTCGACCGGCGGCGCGGGCGGCGGCGTGAATACCGAAGACTGCTCGACCTCGACCGGGTAGTGCGGG
This sequence is a window from Candidatus Limnocylindria bacterium. Protein-coding genes within it:
- a CDS encoding DNA polymerase III subunit alpha codes for the protein MGIVITGSFVHLHTHSEYSLLDGLSRVSDLVARAKELGMPAIALTDHGALYGAVDFFVAANQAGIKPILGVETYVARTNRFERDPRLEGHGKPFHLVLLAKNFTGYRNLVSLVTTAHLDGYYYRPRMDKEILRQHSEGLIALSACLQGELARAIQDEGVEAACKVAVEHQEIFGAGNYFLELMQHGVTEQEAVLEGVREVARRTGIPLVATNDIHYVHAEDAEAQDVMVCIQSGKTIDTQDRLKMIDHPELYLKSAEQMAVLFPNDPEAIANTVRIAEMIDLKLPLGELQLPAFEVPAGTTPEEHLRAMAETGVVAKYGAITPELRERLDKELSVIGKLGYSGYILIVQDFIRYAREHGILTAVRGSAGGSLVNYVIDLTDIDPIRYGLIFDRFLNLERYTLPDIDVDFMDDRRDEVIAYVTEKYGADRVAQIGTFNTMLARAAVRDVARVLGMPYGEADRVAKTIPFGVTLEDSRRMVGELQQLEQEPHVGRLLDLAEKVEGLVRSTGTHAAGVVITAEPLINLVPLERSKGTSAIQTQYEDKSLEKLGLLKFDFLGLSNLTILDEALKLIKTSRGIEIDRARIPLDDQKTFDLLGSGETTGMFQLESAGMRRHIRDLKPDRVEDVMAMVALFRPGPMDYIPAYIRRKHGQEAVTYAHPLLEPVLRKTYGVMVYQEDVMAVTQALAGFTLSQADVLCFAIRKKIREKLDAQKMKFVEGCLRNGVHADVIEQVWRDFEPFARYGFNRAHAAIYGVIAYHTAYLKANYTLEYMTAVLSSDMGNSERIAIAVAECRRMGIAVLPPDVNESEFGFAITPKGIRFGLGAVKNVGAGAVESIIEARRADGPFRSLDDFCGRIDLQRCNKRVLESLIKCGALDAFGPRAVQIGHLDLALATAQREQRDRESGQVGLFASLGMADEIVAQPLPNGPEAPKRELLGWEKELLGIYLSEHPLQRMAERMGDVVTAYLAELKEAGEELVTVACVVTSARKHITKEKKLMMFAQVEDLTGTTEVTVFPRTYEATASLWNTDEILLVLARVEQRDEAPKLLCEHAVRFDDAGIAEIRRVADERRQSLAKRAKFMRPANGNGHGSTAGGSAGPAPAGSSSRPTYSPAPTSRGNPSLSSPAQRSASETTPAVSPASPLSASSPPASAAPSPSSTSPASSSDPPSELVIRFREALDYERSIAIFQRIQQVLRSHAGPAVVILELPRAAGGVRRVPTSFRALPSRKLAEAVANEVGGDVVEVVLPL
- a CDS encoding sigma-70 family RNA polymerase sigma factor translates to MGDTRAFEDLARREERALYRHALRIVGTTSDAEDIVQDALFSAWRSIASFQGISFRAWLFRICTNRALDQLRSRKRRPELPLDPPDDDEVTWAEPVAPGPDLTQLAGDREALAAVETALEALPAEQRTALLLRDVEGFAYEEIAVITSVEIGTVKSRIHRGRLAVRNTLIARGWRGPEG
- a CDS encoding GAF domain-containing sensor histidine kinase, with the protein product MRDRLGRLHEVTVEMLGILDLDRLYMTVAHAARSLDSADAASLMVVDHEENALVIRGYSGLSDHYAASQRIPLERALRHYQRPGSVAVRDLRTAPLGNPELIRAEGLAKVLALSIAREGELLGALHIYTRSPDRDFDEIDRDLAHILAAQASIAITNARLFTQLNEMDREREQFLSIVSHELRTPLTPLKALAQLQLGRLRRSRDRRTPMDLEALERNLESIERQVDRMNGLVNDLLSVSRAGRGKLELENAPFDLAGELRDVVGRYVAATREEGRHSFAIDAPETLTYDGDQARIDQLLMNLVGNAVKYSPRGGQVAVRLARKNGAAEIAIADQGIGIPEGDLSRLGGAFTRGAGKASTFAGMGIGLHVAKLVAEAHGGSLQLESPGEDKGTTVTVRLPL
- a CDS encoding inositol monophosphatase, whose amino-acid sequence is MTGSRAHSAADAARYATLAGVATQTAVAVGDAIVQTEVQIVTRKKGRANFATAADHAAEKAIIARLAAHDPAIPVLAEESAKARVRRAERLWVVDPIDGTLNFSRAIPFYCVVIAYVEGGRTRAAAVHAPRTGETFTAAEGRGATRNGVAISVGSVTKLSEAFAVASLAFGVTKKKDSRFVVLNSTCARLRVLGTAALEMCYVAMGTFDLFVHEALSPWDVAASAFIAREAGASVLSLKTGEDAVWDERQIVIANPKLARVAMKLLKRP
- a CDS encoding response regulator, which encodes MADRKKKVVVIGEDDEPIAVLLRDAISDEPGYQAVVVSDGALVLETVRQVHADLLILDIMMPGLSGLEVYDRVREDSSIRDMPVLFVSANLPLYDPEFKRRNITTVLTKPFDLNDLLQRVRSLCPA
- a CDS encoding zf-HC2 domain-containing protein; amino-acid sequence: MTQEHPHAELSAYIDGALAPAAQAAVRGHLDTCALCRAHVAQLRATVAVLQALPDPMPSRRLVPRLSSVPAWLAPLRTLMTLASGAAAFLFIASSLVSNINFLASSGAATTASEASRDAVAKQQVPAAAGAPTTTGVPAPTASPFAAFAVSPTVSPAPRAPSGAATDNATARADQATAGPSGAPGAVAFNPQDTGRHTNAEPQRSPLVNPLLWLVVALISGAIAIVLHRRLRTSV